The Vreelandella piezotolerans genomic interval ATGCCGCGGCGCCTTTGTTTGTTGACGTGCTGCTGGCATCGCTTTTCGCGCTACCGGAAGCTTGTCCTTCAGCAGCAAGATTCTTTTTGCTGCCTGTCTTGAAATCAGTTTCGTACCAACCGCCACCCGCTAAGCGGAACCCGGCTGCAGAGACCAAGCGCTCCAGATCATCTTGCTGACATGCAGGGCAGCTTTTTAACGGATCTGCGCTAATTTTCTGAAGTTTT includes:
- a CDS encoding FmdB family zinc ribbon protein, with protein sequence MPIYEYECKACGHRMEKLQKISADPLKSCPACQQDDLERLVSAAGFRLAGGGWYETDFKTGSKKNLAAEGQASGSAKSDASSTSTNKGAAA